In Kryptolebias marmoratus isolate JLee-2015 linkage group LG4, ASM164957v2, whole genome shotgun sequence, the following proteins share a genomic window:
- the fam83c gene encoding protein FAM83C has product MISSEGLRPSSNGRKPLGKLASRLEEVKNPWRQGSTLELSHNEAARLATDALLELGEKEYRRVLAEERELNFLSPLEIRYISQHGCSRTCGSDGGAGPERDFGDGDAVSELTSGTYFPMMSDEEPPMLELGWPEPPMRFGPSETQIYFQRDKNHNIKDLIRSMINKAKKVIALVMDVFTDVDLLCDLMEASNKRRVPVYILLDEKNLDYFTDMCSALDIQTSHLNNMRIRSVCGDTYCTKSGKKFSGQVLEKFMIIDCEEVLAGSYSFTWLSAQVHSNMVMHFSGRIADSFDREFRCLYADSQIIECFDNPEDEGMPYYPSYQAMMAPGISMGMGALGMDLHSDRQRDLAFSENSSSHSSNSVSSIKAAPGMKSNNIYNVTQSHEKEPAGSSHLSPERRGLGAVRLSGQTQAARGSSTGGTNPIPDRPPPSYGQSIGIEWSKPSQVDIMRANIGSTSNKFQDLGLYDKAGMFQNSNLNSKTQKSSPGNDTKLNPKQRSPSSNSSPFLNKLSDLFHSPSSKDKELYNYRRSPSPHSSSPWGGPDLCQPEPESRQCPPPPTSPQGFISRQDQKRMTLGHSKLDLLNQYNKMKPKQVYSRFELKSTN; this is encoded by the exons ATGATCAGCTCCGAGGGCCTGAGGCCGAGCTCCAACGGCAGGAAGCCGCTGGGGAAGCTCGCCTCCCGGCTGGAGGAGGTGAAGAACCCGTGGCGGCAGGGCTCCACGCTGGAACTGAGCCACAACGAGGCGGCCCGCCTGGCCACGGACGCCCTGCTGGAGCTCGGGGAGAAGGAGTACCGCCGGGTCCTGGCCGAGGAGCGGGAGCTCAACTTCCTCTCCCCGCTGGAGATCCGCTACATCAGCCAGCACGGCTGCAGCAGGACCTGCGGCTCGGACGGCGGCGCCGGCCCGGAGCGGGACTTCGGGGACGGGGACGCCGTGTCCGAGCTCACCTCCGGGACATACTTCCCCATGATGTCCGACGAGGAGCCGCCGATGCTGGAGCTCGGCTGGCCCGAACCCCCCATGAGGTTCGGCCCGTCGGAGACCCAGATCTACTTCCAGAGAGACAAGAACCACAACATCAAGGACCTGATCCGGTCCATGATCAACAAGGCCAAAAAG GTCATCGCTCTGGTGATGGACGTCTTCACCGACGTGGACCTGCTGTGTGACCTCATGGAGGCGTCCAACAAGCGGCGCGTCCCCGTCTACATCCTGCTGGACGAGAAGAACCTGGACTACTTCACGGACATGTGCTCAGCGCTGGACATTCAGACCTCCCACCTGAAT AACATGCGGATTCGCAGCGTTTGTGGTGACACGTACTGCACCAAGAGTGGGAAGAAGTTCTCCGGTCAGGTCCTGGAGAAGTTCATGATCATCGACTGTGAGGAGGTCCTCGCCGGCTCCTACAG CTTCACCTGGCTGTCGGCTCAGGTGCACAGCAACATGGTGATGCATTTCTCAGGTCGCATCGCCGACAGCTTTGACCGGGAGTTCCGCTGCCTGTACGCCGACTCGCAGATCATCGAGTGCTTCGACAACCCGGAGGACGAGGGGATGCCTTACTACCCCTCGTACCAGGCCATGATGGCCCCCGGAATAAGCATGGGGATGGGGGCCCTGGGAATGGATTTACACTCCGACAG GCAGCGGGACCTGGCGTTCTCTGAAAACTCCAGCAGCCATTCCAGTAACAGCGTCTCCAGCATAAAGGCCGCTCCTGGGATGAAGTCCAACAACATCTACAACGTCACTCAGAGCCACGAGAAGGAACCTGCCGGCTCGTCTCATCTGAGCCCAGAGAGGAGAGGTTTAGGTGCCGTCCGCCTGTCGGGCCAGACCCAGGCAGCACGAGGTTCTTCTACCGGAGGAACCAACCCCATCCCTGATCGCCCACCGCCCTCCTACGGTCAGTCCATTGGCATCGAGTGGAGCAAACCCAGCCAGGTGGACATCATGCGGGCGAATATTGGCAGCACGTCTAATAAGTTTCAGGACCTGGGGCTGTACGACAAAGCGGGCATGTTCCAGAACTCCAACCTGAACTCTAAGACCCAGAAAAGCTCCCCGGGCAACGACACCAAGCTCAACCCGAAGCAGAGGTCGCCTTCCTCCAACTCCAGCCCCTTCCTCAACAAACTGTCTGACCTCTTCCATTCGCCGTCTTCCAAAGACAAAGAACTGTACAACTACCGGAGGTCCCCGTCTCCTCACAGCTCCTCCCCCTGGGGGGGGCCGGACCTCTGCCAGCCCGAGCCGGAGAGCCGTCAGTGCCCGCCGCCTCCGACGTCTCCGCAGGGCTTCATCAGCCGGCAGGACCAGAAGAGAATGACGCTGGGCCACAGCAAACTGGACCTGCTGAACCAGTACAACAAGATGAAGCCGAAGCAGGTCTACAGCCGCTTCGAGCTCAAGAGCACAAACTAA